GAAATGGCTGCAGGTGTCTGACCTGAAGGCATTCAGTGGAGAGCTGTCCAGATTGTATAACTTCAACGGCATTCCAACATGTGTGCTGATAGGGCCTGACGGGAAGATCGTAACGAGGAATATGCGCGGGTCATGGATGGACAAGAAGCTGATTGAATTATACGGCAACAAGTTCGCGGGTAAATTCTGAAAACAGGCCATTAAAACGGCAAGCCTGTGCATTGCGTACAGGCTTGCCGTTCTATAAAGCCTACTTCACCATAAACTCCAGCAGGCTGTCGTTCTCAATGAAAGCCTCCAGTGAATCTCCGATCTCTACCGGGCCCACGCCTTCCGGAGTGCCGGTGAAGACCAGGTCCCCGATGTTGAGGGTGAAGAAGCGGGAGATGTGGGCGATCAGCTTGTCGAACGAGAACAGGAGGTCGCCGGTATTGCCCTGCTGTACGATCTCTTTGTTCTTGTAAAGACAGAAATTGAGGTCCTTCAGATCCGTTCCTTCCTCGATGGGGATGAATTTGCCGACGACAGCAGAATTATCGAACGATTTGGCTATTTCCCAGGGCAGGCCTTTGGCCTTTTGTTTTTCCTGGAGATCCCGCGCCGTGAAGTCGATGCCCACCGAAATACTGTCATAATACTTGGAGGCAAAGCGCTCCTGAATGTGCTTCCCGTTCTTCGATATCCGCAAGACCAGTTCGCATTCATAATGCAGATTATCCGTAAACTCCGGATAATAAAATGGATGGTTGTTTTGCAGGAGGGCATTCTTTGGTTTCATGAAAATCACGGGTTCGGAGGGCACCTCGTTCTTCAGTTCTTCTGCATGTTTGGCATAGTTTCTTCCAACGCAGATAATTTTCATAATGCGTGTATTTTTGTAAGGTTAATAAAGTCTATGGTTTCACCCATAGTCCACAATACATTGTCCATTGTACGTCCTATCATGCTGATTGACGATGCAATTATGAATTACAGACGATCAATGGTACACGGATCATGATCTATAGCATTTTTTAACGCAGGGGCATATTCAGGCACGAAATATACAATTTACTTCTATAATGGAAAAGTCAGGTTGTTATAATTGTTCATCGTCCTGGGCAGTCCGATGGTGGCAAAACTTTCGATGATCTCCACACATTTGCCGATCTTCTGCAAAACGACCGGTTCTTCCTTCGCACTCCATTTACCGAGCACATAGTCAACCTGCCTTCCTTTGGGGAAATCATTGCCGATGCCGAATCTTAAACGGGGATATTGGTTGGTAGCGATGGATTCCTGAATGCTTTTGAGGCCATTATGCCCGGCATCGCTGCCACCGGGGCGGATGCGGATGGTTTCCAGCGGCAGTGCCAGTTCATCCACGATCACCATCATGTTTTCCGCAGTGATCTTTTCCTTGTCCATCCAGTATTTCACGGCCTTTCCGCTGAGGTTCATATAGGTAGTGGGTTTGATCACTACCATGATGCGGCCTTTCCACCGGATGGTGGTCACCTCTGCCAGCCGGTCGTTGTTAAAAGGAGCGTTGTGCTTTGCGGCGAGTGCATCCGCCACATCGAAACCGATGTTATGACGGGTATGCTGATATTCCGCTCCGATGTTCCCTAATCCGACGATAAGAAATTTCATATGCCTGGTACTTGATCCCGTTTAAACACCAATCGGGATACCAAAAATAAAAAGCCCGGCTGAAATAACTGCCGGGCCCTTGATATAATTCTTTGCCAATTTATTTTTTCTTGGCTTCCTTTTCGGCAGCCGCTTCTTCCTGCTTCAGCTGACGCGTCATCACTACAGAAGCAACGGGGATACGGGGAGGATTGAGAATCTCGATACCGTCCGCTATTACATCCGATACCCGGAGGTTCTCGTTCAGGTCCAGGTTGGTAATGTCCACTTCCAGGTTTTCGCGCAGATCTTTCGGCAACGCTTTCACTTTCAGTGTTTTCAGCTTTATTACCAGCTTACCGCCGCTTTTTACGCCGATGGACTGGCCAATGGTCTTCAGCGGCAGGGAGGCTACCACTTTCTTGTCTTCCACGAGTTCGAGGAAGTCCACATGCGTCAGTTCGTCTGTTACAACGTCAAACTGCATGTCTTTCAGAATGCAACGGAAAGTTTTGCCGTCTACTTTTACTTCAACGAACTGGAAGTCCGGTGTATATACCAGTGGTTTGAAAGCAGTAGCAGCAGCTGAAAAACTTACTGTCTCTGCACCCCCGTAAATAACACAAGGCACTTTTTGCTCAGAACGAAGCAGGCGGGTGGCTTGTTTGCCGAATTCGCTCCTGAGCTCTCCTTCGATGGTTATTGTTTTCATTGTTTAAACATTTATGAATAAAAAAAATACACGTTGTTATGATAACCGGCGCTGACTGTGCACGAACAGGCTGGTAATGGACTTGTTCTCGTGCATGTTGCGGATGGCTACGGCGAAAAGGTCTGCCACGCTGATCACTTTGATCTTGGGACTTTCGTGTTTCAGCGGGATGGTATCACATACCACCAGTTCGTCCAGCACCGAATTTTCAATGTTCTCGTAAGCCTTGCCACTGAAGACCGGGTGCGTACAGAACGCTCTTACGCTCCTGGCTCCTTTTTCCATCAGCAATGCTGCCGATTTGGTGAGGGTACCTGCAGTATCGCAGATGTCATCTATCAGCACAATATCCCGGTCCGTCACATCCCCTATCACCACCATTGACGCAATTTCATTGGCCCGTTTACGATGCTTGTCGCAGATCACCATTTCAGCACTGAAATAGCTGGCCACTTCACGCACGCGGGTGGTAGAACCCACGTCAGGGGACGCAAAGGTAAGGTTTTTAAGCTTCAGATTCTCGATATAGGGGATAAAAATCGCCGAGCTGTCCAGATGATCCACAGGGATATCAAAGAATCCCTGGATCTGCGGTGCATGCAAGTCCATGGTAATCACCCTGTTGGCTCCCGCTGCGGTGAGCAGGTTGGCGATCAGCTTGGAGCCGATGGCCACCCGGGGCTTGTCTTTCCTGTCCTGCCGCGCGAAACCGAAATACGGGATCACCGCTGTAATATACCCTGCCGATGCACGCTTGGCGGCATCGATCATGAGCAGCAATTCCATAAGGTTATCGGCGGGAGCGTTGGTGCCCTGAACGAGGAACACATAGTCCCCGCGGATGCTTTCCAGAAAAACCGGCTGAAACTCGCCGTCGCTGAACTTCTGGATATTCACCTTACCCAGCGGATTACCGTACCTGGCTGCGATACGTTCGGCCAGAGCGGGATTGCTGTTTCCTGTGAAGATTTTTACAGTTGGATTCATGTTGTAGAAAAAGAGGTTGCAAAACTATGACTTTATATGGTATATGCCGAAAAAAAATCGGGGCGGGGAAATTGCTAAAAAATTTGGGATAAATTTGCTAAACAAATTAGCTTTTGTATATTTGTGGAAATGAATTGGGTTATGGGAGCGAATACATCATTGTTACCACCGATATCCACGTACATTTCGCCGGAGAAGCGGGTGTTACCACCAATCTGTGACTGGCCGGAGGAAGACCGTCCGCGGGAAAAGCTCATCCGGAATGGCGCCAAGGTCATGACCAATGCAGAACTGCTGGCCATCCTGATCAACACCGGCCAGGATAACAAATCAGCCATAGACCTGGCCAACGAGATCCTTTTCAGTGCCGGCAACAACCTGGCTGAGCTGGCCAAAATGGATGTACGGCAGTTGATGGGCTTCAGGGGCGTGGGGCAGGCCAAAGCGGTCACCATTCTGGCAGCCATGGAACTGGCCCGGCGCAAACAATGCGCGGTTCCGCCCGGGCGGCCGGTGATCCGGAACAGCGAAGACATTGTTTCCCTGCTGCGCCCCCTCATGCAAGACCAATGCTACGAAAGCTTCTATACACTGTACCTCAGCCATGCCAATAAAGTGCTGCATTGCAGCTGCATCAGCACCGGCGGCTTTACCTCCACCACCGTAGATCCCAGGATGATCTTCCAGGAAGCGCTCTGCCTCAGGGCCACCCGCCTGATCCTGGCGCACAATCATCCCTCCGGTTCTTTAAATGCCAGCAGAGCGGATCTCCGTGTGACCAACAGGCTCATAGCAGCCGGCAGGCTCCTGGATATCGAGGTCCTGGATCATGTGATCATATCAGATACGGGGTACATGAGCTTCAGAGATGATGGCATGCTTGGGCAGGAAGCCTGAATAACGCCCGGGTGCTAACGCAACAAGGTGGATACACCTTTTTGGAATACCCGGTTACCGAATTCCGTATCCGTATATTCCAGCATCCAGGCGTAGGTACCCACAGGCGCCGGGGAACCGTTGATGGTACCGTCCCATTTGTTCAGCCAGTTATGTGACTCAAACACCAGTTGCCCGTTCCGCGCATAAATACGGAAAACGAGATCGGCGGTTTTATAACCATTCAGTGGATACAGGTAGTCGTTCGTGCCATCGTTGTTGGGTGTGAAAGCGGTAGGCACGGCCACGCGGCAGGTAGGCACCGTTTTAATGGTCTGCACAACAGTATCGAAACAATGCAGATCGTCTTCGACGATAAGCCGCACTTCATAAGTCTGCTCCCGGCTGCCGATCGGATAACGGAAGGGGTTGGGGTTCACACTGCGGGAGCCATTGCCGAAACCAAAATCCCAGCGGTGAGAAACGATATGGCCAATACTCTGGTCCGTAAAGGTCACCATATCAAGCGGACAAAGTACCGCGGCAGACATGACGAAAGCAGCCTTCAGCTCATTATCCAGCAGTATCTGTTCCGTATGCTGCGCGGAACATACACCATTGGTCACTTCCAGCTGTACGGTCTTTTGGCCGAATACCGTGTACACCTTCTCATAGGTTCTGCCACCGGCAGCAGTATTATCCTCGAAAGACCATTGCCAGTCCGTTACACCTCTTGCCCCATCATGTTCCAGGAATATCCTGTCATACACACAATCCAGTTCCACGCGGTAAGAGAATGCCGCACTTACCGTATCCTTCGTGGAAAAGCTCACCCGGTCTCCCAGCGGGGTCTGCAAACCGCATTCGCTGATCAGCGTATTGCCATCACTCCCCTGCACCAGGTCAATATCATAATCCCCTTCATGATAGATCGGGGTATTCAGCGTTAGTTCTATACTGTCGGTCAGCTGATTATTACAGAAGGTAGTGGCATTCACAACAGCCATACCGGCGTCTGTGCCGCTCAGGCGAAAATCGCTGCCATTGGGCGCCACGGAGCTGCACAGTACGGGACTGGAAAGATAAACCATGATCTTGCCGGGAGCGCATCCGATGGCGGATATCCTGTCAAACGGCACCGCCTGGGGAACGGGCACGGTGAAGTCCACTTCCCGGCCGGCCTGGATGGGATTATCGCAGGCATCCAGCATGGTATTGCCGTCCCGGCCAGTTACCACCCGCACTTTATAGTTCCCCGCGGGAAGAGGTTGCTGCAGGTACAGCACAACAGAATCCATATCAAAACCGGAATTGCAGTTCACGCCCATGGAGCCTATCACCCGCACATTGCTGCCCACCAGTTCGAACTCGTTCCCGTCGCCGGCCATAGTAGCGCATTGGAACTTCTTGTTGAGCTTTACGGTAATGCGGTTATCAAGACAATGATATTTGGCATGCACAAAAGCGCCGGCCAGCGGGTCAGTGATATTGGCCGTTCCGCCGCCGAAAGATAGTTCGTACCCGCTTTGTGTTTGCGTGAAATGGCTGACCATCAGCAGGTACTGGCGGCCGGCCTGCAGCGTGGGCATGCTGCTCCATTTCGGCTCGCTGTATCCCTCACAGGCCATGAGCCGCGTACCGGCACTGGAGGCACCCGTAGCGCCGGCTATAGCGCTCCAGTTCCCGGCCACCTGGATGGCGGGATTAGTATAGACCTCGCTAAGGGCTTTACCGGTAACATCAAATATCTGCCAGTCGTAATCATCGCTCAGATCGTTCGGGGTAATGGTAAAACCCAGCGTCCCTGTTTCGTAGCAGGTGAACTTGTACCAGTAGGGATTTACATCCCGGTAGTCCGTATTACTGTTGCAGGAAGGCAGGGGAATGGACCTTCCCGCGCAAAGTGGAACGGAAGCCTGCTTCAGTGCTTTGGTGCCGCAGATGGGGAAAGCGCTCTGAGGCGTTTGCCCTAACTGCGTGCAGGCCTGAGCCGATATTCGGTTCACCGCACATAACAGGGGAAGGATTAATATGAGAAAAAATCGCATGGGTTATATTGGCAGCAATATAGAGATAATATATAAAGTAATAACCTTCGCTTTTGTTACATTTGCTGGAATTTATTTAAAAAACATATCCACTTATGCTAAAAATCGGCTTGTTCGGTGTTGGTCATTTAGGAAAGATCCATTTATCCCAGCTTGTTACCATGAAAGATGTGGAAGTTACCGGCTATTTCGACCCGAGTGACGCCAATGCCGAAGGAGTACAAACATTATATGGCAACCTGAAACGGTTCACTTCCGCGGAAGAACTGGTGATGGCCGTGGATGCCGTTGACATCGTGGCGCCGACCACGCAACATTATCAGTTGTGCGAACTGGCGATCCGGAACGGGAAACATGTATTCGTGGAAAAACCCATGACCAATACCATGGACGAGGCAAAGCTGCTGGTAAAACTGGTGGAGGAAGCCAATATCAAATTCCAGGTGGGGCATGTGGAACGGTTCAACCCGGCATTCCTGGCGCTGAAAGGTTATGATCTGAAGCCCATGTTCATCGAAGTTCACCGCCTGGCGGAATTCAACCCGCGGGGAACGGATGTCAGCGTGATCCTGGACCTGATGATCCACGACATCGACATCGTGCTGAGCATCGTGAAATCAAGCATCAGCCGCATCTCCGCCAGCGGCGTTGCCGTGATGAGCGACACCCCTGATATTGCCAATGTGCGCATCGAATTCCATAACGGCTGTGTAGCCAACCTCACATCCAGCCGTATCTCCCTTAAAAAAATGCGCAAGATGCGCCTTTTCCAGAAAGATGCCTACATCGGTATCGACTTCCTGGACAAGAAAACGGAGATCATCAAACTGAAGGAACCGGAAGACGAAGGTTTATTCACACTCGATATCGCCACAAATGCCGGTAAAAAGACCATTGCGATCGATAATCCGGAGATCAAGCAATCCAATGCCATCCGTATGGAGCTGGAGCTTTTCCGGGACAGCATACTGGAGAACAAACCGGTTGCCGTAAATGTGATCGACGGGTTCCAGGCGCTGGAAGCGGCCCATCAGATATTGCAAAAGATCGGGAGGGGACAGTCAGCGTAAGCTATCGTTCAGGAAAGCGGATGCGATCACGAGGTCCTGCGGCCTGGTGATCTTGATATTCTGCTCCTCGCCTTCCACCAGATGCACGGCATGGCCGGAGCGTTCCACTACGGTTGCCTCGTCTGTGAACAGGGGATCATAAGGCTGGTCGAATGCGGGTATCAGCAAACCCGACAAGAAGGTCTGCGGCGTCTGGATAATGCGGAAACGCGTGCGATCCGCGGCATTGTTCCCCACAGTATCTACTTCACGAATGCTGTCTTTCAGCGGAATGGCCGGAATGGCGCTTCCTTTCAGCAGCGCCTGTTCATAACAGGTACGGATCAACGCGGGAGATACGAGCGGGCGTACGCCATCATGTACAAATACCACCGCATCCTGTTTGACGAATTGCAATCCGTTCTTTACGGAGTGGAAACGTGTTTCCCCTCCTTCCGCTATAGTGACGGAAGGCGGCCGGCCGAAAGCAGCCAGCACAGCGCCAATGCTCCCCCGGTGCGCGGGCGGTACCACCAGCACGATATGCATATCTTCATAAGCCTCCATAAAGGCCCGGATCGTATAATGCAGCACGGGTTTGCCATTCAGCTCCAGGAACTGTTTGGGCGTAGTACTGCCCATTCTTGATCCGGAACCGCCGGCTACGATGATGGCTATTTTTGCGGGAGATGGCATATCAGATGATCAGCATGGCATCGCCGTAGCTGAAGAAACGATACTTCTCTTTGATGGCCTGCTGATAGGCTTCCATGATCAGATCGTATCCTGCGAAGGCGCAGACCATGATCAGGAGGCTGGTTTTGGGCAGGTGGAAGTTGGTCACCAGCGCATTGGGAATGGAGAAATCATAAGGAGGGTGGATGAAGGTATTCGTCCAGCCTTCTGCTGCTTTCAGATGATTCTGCGCGGTCACGGAAGATTCCACGGCGCGTACGGTAGTGGTGCCGATGGCGCATATCTTGCGGTTATCTTCTTTCGCCTTGTTCACGATCTTCACGGCATATTCGTCGATATGGAAATACTCGGCATCCATCTTGTGTTTGCTGAGGTCTTCCACTTCAATGGGGCGGAAAGTACCGAGGCCGGTATGCAGGGTCACTTCGGCGAATTTCACACCTTTGATCTCCAGGCGTTTGATAAGCTCCCGGCTGAAATGCAGGCCTGCTGTAGGAGCGGCTACTGCGCCTTCGAACTTGGCATAAACGGTCTGGTAACGCTCTTTATCTTCATCTTCAGGCTTGCGCTTGATGTATTTGGGCAACGGTGTTTCTCCCAGGCTGTCCAGCACGGCTTTGAACTCTTCATCATTCCCTTCGAACAGGAAGCGGATGGTACGGCCGCGGGAGGTGGTATTATCGATCACTTCGGCTACCAGGCTTTCATCGTCTCCGAAATACAGCTTGTTGCCTACCCTGATCTTGCGCGCCGGGTCTACGATCACGTCCCACAGACGGTTCTGCTTGTTCAGCTCACGGAGCAGGAAAACTTCGATCTTCGCACCGGTCTTTTCTTTACGGCCATAGAGTCTTGCGGGAAATACCTTGGTATTGTTCACTACCATGACGTCCTTATCGCTAAAATACCCGAGGATATCTTTGAAAACCTTGTGCTCTATTTTGCCGGTGGCGCGGTTAACAACCATCAGGCGGCTCTCGTCTCTTGTCTTGGAAGGGTGCTGTGCGATGAGGTTCAGCGGGAGATCGAACTTGAATTGTGATAATTTCATATTACGGTATGAATGAATTTAAAGGCTGCGAAGGTACGCATTATTATACAGACCGTCAAAAAATATGCTAACGCCCTGGTATTGCAGCAATTAGTTGCCGTGTGTACCCGGATTCCGGTTGATGGTACACTTTTCGTGCCAGCCCGATCTCCGCTATCCTGCCTTTGTTCATCACCATCATGCTGTCACTGATAAAATGCACAACGGACAGGTTATGGGAGATGAAGATATAGGTGAAATTAAATTCCTGCTGCAGCTGCACCAGCAGATTCAGCACCTGTGCCTGCACGCTGACGTCCAGCGCGGATACAGATTCGTCGCAGATAATGAACTCCGGGTTAACCGCCAGGGCCCTTGCGATCACGATGCGCTGCCGCTGCCCGCCGGAGAACTCGTGGGGATAGCGGTGATAATGCTCCGGGCGCAGGTTCACTTTTTCCAGCAGTTCCATGACCTTTTCTTTCCTTTGACGGTCATTCCCGTACAGCCCGTGCACCTGCATGGGCTCCAGGATGGCCTGTCCCGTTGTGAGGCGGGGATTGAGCGAGGAATAAGGGTCCTGGAAGATCAGCTGTATGTGTTTGCGCATCTCCCGCATATCTGCCATGGACAGGGTGCGCAAGTCTTTTCCTTTATAGTAGATGTTACCGGCAGTTGGTTCTATGAGGCGGAGCAGGGTACGGCTCAATGTGGTTTTCCCGCAGCCGGACTCCCCTACCAGCCCCAGGGTTTCCCCTTCCCTGACCTCAAAGCTGACATTGTCCACCGCCTTCGTCCATGCCGTTACTTTGCCCAGGATGTTCCGCCGTTGGGGAAACCAGGTGCTGAGGCCTTCCACTTTCAGCAGCGGCGGGCGTTTGGATAAAACGGCCTCCCGGGCATCCATTTCCGCGTCGGGCAATTCGAGCGTGTTGACAAATTCCTCCACGCCTGTTTGGCTGTTGAGGAAATCGCTCACCACCGGCAGGCGGCGGAGGCGTTTCTCCAGCGGCGGGCGGCAGGCCAGCAGCCCACGCGTATAAGGATGTTGGGGGCGATGGAAGATATCCTGCACAGGGCCTTCTTCCACGATCTGGCCTTTGTACATGACGGCCACCCTTGTGGCAATCTCGGCCATAACGCCGAGGTCGTGGGTAATGAACACCACACTCATCCCCATTTCGCGCTGTAATTCCAGCAACAGTTCCAGGATGGTCTTCTGCACGGTAACGTCCAGCGCGGTGGTGGGTTCATCGGCGATCAGCAGGCGCGGGCCGCAGCTGATGGCCATGGCGATCATCACCCTTTGTTTCTGACCGCCGGAAAGTTCATGGGGGTATTTATCATAGGCCTGCTCAGGGTGCGGGATGCGCACTTTTCCGAACAGGGCAATAGCCTGTTTACGCGCTTCCCGGGTGCTGACCTTCCTGTGCAGCCGGATGGCTTCCGCCACCTGGTTTCCGCAGGTATGCAAGGGGTTCAGCGAGGTCATCGGCTCCTGGAAGATCATGGCGATCTCGCTGCCGCGGTACTTACGCATCTGCAGCGGGGGAACTTTCGCCAGGTCAATTGCCGCGGCGCCGGGAGGCTGATAGATGATGCTGCCATTGCTGATCCTGCCGGGGGCCTGTACCAGCTGCATCAGGCTCAGCGCAGTAACGGATTTGCCGGAACCGGACTCCCCCACAATGCCCAGTATTTCGCCGGGCATAATGTTCAGCGAAATGTTATTGACGGCTGTAACAGTTTCCCCTTCCGTACGGAAAGTGACTTCCAGCTGGCGGATCGAAACGAGGGGATTGGCACTCAAAAGAGCAGATGTTTAACGGTCTGGTGATTGTGAATGAGGTTCTGCAGGGAATCGACCCCTATTTTCAGATGACGTTCCACGTATTCCGTGGTCACCTTTTTATCGCTTTCCTCGGTCTTAACCCCTTCCGGCACCATGGGCTGATCGGATACCAGCAGCAATGCCCCGGTGGGGATCTTGTTGTAGAAGCCTACAGAGAAAATGGTGGCGGTTTCCATATCTATGGCCATTACGCGGATGCGTTCCAGGTATTTTTTGAAGTCCATATCGTGTTCCCATACCCTGCGGTTCGTGCTGTAGCAGGTGCCGGTCCAGTAATCGCATCCGTATTCGCGGATGGTGGTGGAGATGGCTTTTTGCAGGGCAAAGGCCGGCAGGGCGGGTACTTCGGGCGGGAAGTAATCATTGGAGGTGCCTTCCCCGCGGATGGCGGCAATCGGCAATATCAGGTCCCCGATGTTGTTCTTCTTTTTCAGCCCTCCGCATTTGCCCAGGAACAGTACAGCCTTAGGGGATATGGCGCTGAGCAGGTCCATGACCGTTGCGGCGCCGGGGCTGCCCATCCCGAAATTGATGATGGTGATATCCCCTGCGGTGCAGCATTGCATGGGACGGTCCAGCCCAACGATCTTGGCATTGTTCTGCTGGGCAAACATCATCACGTAGTTGGTAAAATTGGTCAGGAGGATGTGAGAACCGAAGTTCTCCAGCTTCTCGCCGGTATAACGGGGAAGCCAGTTCGCTACTATATCTTCTTTTGTTTTCATCCTTGCATTCCGGTTTTTTGCTGACGGCATGTACTTTGCAGATGAACGTCAGTGACAGCCTTTGACTAGTGAATTTACCGTTTTTTCACGAAACGCCCTAGCTTTACAGTATGATCAATATCCAGTTTCCGCCACCCGACTTCAAGATCACGTCCACCAACGGGCAGGAACTGATCTTCGACCCTTTCCGGAAAAAATATGTGGTGCTGACGCCCGAAGAATGGGTACGGCAGAACTTCCTGAATTATCTCGTGAAGAAAATGGACTATCCCGGCGCGCTGATGAGCATTGAAAAGGAAATGAACCTTGGCGAGCTTCGCAAGCGCTGCGATATTGTGGTGTACACCCGCGAGGCGGAGCCCTGGATGATCGTGGAATGCAAGGAAATGGGGATTTCGCTGAACAGCGCCGTGCTGGAGCAGATCGTGCGTTATCATATGGCATTGCCGGTGCCTTACCTGGTGATCACCAACGGCAGCCATACCTGGTGCTGTAAAATGAATACCGAGGAGGGGAAATGGGAGTTCGAGCCATCATTGCCGGGTTACCCGGATATAAGGGAGGAGCCAACGGTAAGGGAATTGTAAAGCAAAACGGCCCGCATCAAATATGACACAGGCCGTTTTTGTGATTATCGTCAACGATCAGGGGAAGATGCCCAGTTGGTCGTATGCAGCGCCTACCTTGTCGATCGCGCATACATATGCGGCGGTGCGCATATCCCTGATCTTTTTATGCTCCATGAATTTCTCGCGCACTTCGTGCAGAGCGGTGTGCATGGTCTCTTCCAGGCCGGAATACACCAGGTCCACTTCATCAGCGCCGTGGGCAATGAATTTCCTTTCTTTTTCCGATACTTTCTTGCCGGTCAGCTCTTCTATGGTGCTGAGGATATGGATGTTCATATTCTCGTCGAAGCGTTTGCCGAGGCGTCCGTAGCGGACATGGCTGAGGTTCTTGAGCCATTCGAAATAGGAAACGGTTACACCGCCGGCATTAAGGAACATGTCCGGCACCACGATCACGCCTTTTTTGGCGAGTATCTCATCCGCTTCCGGGGTAATTGGGCCGTTGGCAGCTTCGCCAATGATCTTCGCTTTCACCCTGGGGGCATTGCTGCCGTCTATCACATTTTCCAGGGCGGCGGGGATGAG
This genomic stretch from Chitinophaga sp. XS-30 harbors:
- a CDS encoding ABC transporter ATP-binding protein, which codes for MSANPLVSIRQLEVTFRTEGETVTAVNNISLNIMPGEILGIVGESGSGKSVTALSLMQLVQAPGRISNGSIIYQPPGAAAIDLAKVPPLQMRKYRGSEIAMIFQEPMTSLNPLHTCGNQVAEAIRLHRKVSTREARKQAIALFGKVRIPHPEQAYDKYPHELSGGQKQRVMIAMAISCGPRLLIADEPTTALDVTVQKTILELLLELQREMGMSVVFITHDLGVMAEIATRVAVMYKGQIVEEGPVQDIFHRPQHPYTRGLLACRPPLEKRLRRLPVVSDFLNSQTGVEEFVNTLELPDAEMDAREAVLSKRPPLLKVEGLSTWFPQRRNILGKVTAWTKAVDNVSFEVREGETLGLVGESGCGKTTLSRTLLRLIEPTAGNIYYKGKDLRTLSMADMREMRKHIQLIFQDPYSSLNPRLTTGQAILEPMQVHGLYGNDRQRKEKVMELLEKVNLRPEHYHRYPHEFSGGQRQRIVIARALAVNPEFIICDESVSALDVSVQAQVLNLLVQLQQEFNFTYIFISHNLSVVHFISDSMMVMNKGRIAEIGLARKVYHQPESGYTRQLIAAIPGR
- a CDS encoding type I restriction enzyme HsdR N-terminal domain-containing protein — protein: MINIQFPPPDFKITSTNGQELIFDPFRKKYVVLTPEEWVRQNFLNYLVKKMDYPGALMSIEKEMNLGELRKRCDIVVYTREAEPWMIVECKEMGISLNSAVLEQIVRYHMALPVPYLVITNGSHTWCCKMNTEEGKWEFEPSLPGYPDIREEPTVREL
- a CDS encoding AMP nucleosidase; translated protein: MKTKEDIVANWLPRYTGEKLENFGSHILLTNFTNYVMMFAQQNNAKIVGLDRPMQCCTAGDITIINFGMGSPGAATVMDLLSAISPKAVLFLGKCGGLKKKNNIGDLILPIAAIRGEGTSNDYFPPEVPALPAFALQKAISTTIREYGCDYWTGTCYSTNRRVWEHDMDFKKYLERIRVMAIDMETATIFSVGFYNKIPTGALLLVSDQPMVPEGVKTEESDKKVTTEYVERHLKIGVDSLQNLIHNHQTVKHLLF